The following coding sequences are from one Sesamum indicum cultivar Zhongzhi No. 13 linkage group LG11, S_indicum_v1.0, whole genome shotgun sequence window:
- the LOC105173702 gene encoding protein LURP-one-related 6: MEIKGISLSRCISRTGKQQMCAKLGMTMMPIVSKVYCSASEVVLAVRRRPNVANGGGFVVADYGQRVVFSVDGCGVLGRKEELILRDGEGNALLLIRRKGAIIEALSITRQWKGFTYDFLGSHKLVFTLKEPNYSCFLKNIPIRISIESKDCCTYGDFEVRGDFPGRSCSIVNSKGDIVAQIGVKKEIERVMASRDLYHVEIKAGMDQAFVFGVIAVLDYLYDGTTRC, from the exons ATGGAAATCAAAGGGATATCTCTGTCGAGGTGTATATCGAGGACCGGAAAGCAACAAATGTGTGCAAAACTAGGCATGACGATGATGCCAATCGTGAGCAAAGTGTATTGTTCAGCTTCTGAGGTGGTTCTCGCGGTGAGGAGGCGGCCGAACGTGGCAAATGGCGGTGGCTTCGTGGTGGCAGATTACGGCCAAAGGGTTGTGTTCAGTGTTGATGGCTGTGGAGTTCTTGGCAGGAAAGAAGAGCTGATTCTCAGGGATGGGGAGGGAAATGCTTTGCTTCTCATCAGGCGAAAG GGAGCGATAATTGAAGCACTAAGCATCACAAGGCAATGGAAAGGCTTCACATATGACTTCTTAGGATCTCACAAGCTTGTCTTTACCTTAAAAGAGCCCAACTACTCATGCTTCTTGAAGAACATTCCAATCAGGATCTCCATTGAATCGAAGGACTGCTGCACTTACGGAGACTTTGAGGTCCGTGGCGACTTCCCTGGACGTTCTTGCAGCATTGTCAACTCCAAGGGAGACATAGTAGCGCAG ATTGGTGTCAAGAAAGAGATTGAGCGAGTGATGGCGAGCAGGGATCTGTACCATGTAGAAATAAAGGCTGGCATGGATCAAGCATTTGTTTTCGGGGTGATTGCTGTTCTTGACTATTTATATGATGGAACAACCCGATGCTGA